A window of Lacibacter sediminis contains these coding sequences:
- a CDS encoding T9SS type A sorting domain-containing protein: protein MKEKFLLSAFLLFSLANFAQKSSFIYAISSPENQSNWVSIQMMSSKQGDIVQTVYDPAKKYVAIFDAVTERNLNAWPTATTVAAAAFDASNQRMFYVPMRIPELRWADVREPSSPKFYTLTSPLLSKLNMTDPANHITRMTIAADGYGYAATNDGNHLYRFSTGKKPVLTDLGNIVDAATNGALSVHSQCSSWGGDMVAGTDGLLYLITQMRNVYSIDPSTRFATHLGTIKGLPENFTVNGAAADNDGRVLISCSYGNQPYYYLDLTTFKADLAFGTEKRINASDLASGNLASRAAINNGQYITGRSPFEMANQKIAMYPNPVTERRFQLSFEETGKGIHTIQVLDLSGKILLNKIVNISGPGQYEGVELQQQLSKGMYMVKVLNSESKTIYSSKFVMQ from the coding sequence ATGAAAGAAAAATTTTTACTCTCAGCTTTCCTTTTATTCAGCTTAGCAAATTTTGCACAAAAATCATCATTTATTTACGCCATCAGTTCTCCGGAAAACCAGAGCAATTGGGTGAGCATTCAAATGATGAGCAGCAAACAAGGCGATATTGTACAAACAGTATATGATCCTGCAAAAAAATACGTTGCCATTTTTGATGCGGTAACAGAGCGCAACCTCAATGCATGGCCAACAGCAACAACTGTTGCTGCTGCAGCATTTGATGCATCCAATCAACGCATGTTCTATGTGCCGATGCGTATTCCTGAGTTACGCTGGGCCGATGTTAGAGAACCATCTTCACCTAAATTTTACACACTCACTTCGCCTTTGTTGAGTAAGTTGAATATGACTGACCCTGCTAATCATATTACAAGAATGACCATTGCTGCAGATGGTTATGGCTATGCAGCAACAAATGATGGCAATCATTTATATCGTTTCAGTACAGGTAAAAAACCAGTGTTAACAGATCTTGGAAATATCGTTGATGCTGCAACAAACGGAGCTTTGTCTGTACATAGTCAATGCAGCAGTTGGGGTGGAGATATGGTGGCAGGTACTGATGGTTTGTTATATCTCATCACACAAATGAGAAATGTTTACAGTATTGATCCTTCAACACGTTTTGCAACCCATCTTGGAACAATCAAAGGATTGCCTGAGAACTTTACAGTCAATGGTGCCGCTGCAGATAACGATGGCCGTGTACTCATCAGTTGCAGTTATGGCAATCAACCTTATTACTATCTCGATCTGACAACATTTAAAGCCGACTTAGCATTTGGTACTGAAAAACGCATCAACGCATCTGATCTTGCAAGTGGCAATCTTGCATCTCGTGCAGCTATTAATAACGGACAATACATAACCGGCCGTTCTCCTTTTGAAATGGCCAATCAAAAAATTGCCATGTATCCTAATCCGGTTACAGAACGTCGGTTTCAATTAAGTTTTGAAGAAACAGGAAAAGGCATTCATACCATCCAGGTATTAGATCTATCCGGAAAAATTCTGCTCAATAAAATCGTAAACATCAGCGGTCCCGGTCAATACGAAGGAGTGGAACTGCAACAACAATTAAGCAAAGGAATGTACATGGTAAAAGTGCTGAACAGTGAATCGAAAACAATTTATTCATCAAAATTTGTGATGCAATAG
- the thrA gene encoding bifunctional aspartate kinase/homoserine dehydrogenase I produces the protein MLVLKFGGTSMGSAEAIKQVVEIVKEKAKESSVILVVSAMSGTTDLLLNCGTKAANDDESYKEILKQIETRHLDTVKSLIPVQQQSSVLSMVKKLCNEIEDICNGIYLLNESSLRTKDKLVSYGELLSSTMINAAFNSNGTSAVWKDARELIRTNSNYSNAIVDFAITNQQIKDFVSSTSQKIIVLPGFIASDADNITTTLGRGGSDYTAAILAAAVDASALEIWTDVSGMMTADPRWVPNAKIIPSISYQEAMELSHFGAKVIYPPTIQPVLSKNIPVWVKNTFAAKDHGTVIENKSDSTNIITGISSINSLALLSLEGSGMIGIPGFSSRLFAALANAQINVILITQGSSEHSICVGVDVASAARAKEVVDKTFEYEIATDKVDPLQIEEKLSIVALVGDQMRHHTGISGRMFSALGRNGINIRAIAQGSTERNISAVVATDDVRKAVNVLHEEFFETIQKQVNLFIVGTGNVGKRLLAQLKQQQGFLEQHLRLHVNIVGLSNSRKMLINENGIDLNKWDELLQNGEVSNLDQFVQSIIKRNLRNSVFVDVTANAVIADVYASLLEKSIAVVACNKVAASSKLNNYKKLKHLSTEFNAPFLFETNVGAGLPIIGSLNDLMRSGDRVHRMEAVLSGTLNFVFNHYDGTRPFADVVKQAQDEGYTEPDPRLDLSGTDVMRKILILAREAGVQMEMEEITCNGFLPESCVKGSVADFYEAMKKEEAHFKAIFDKAHAENCKLKFVASFNDGKASVGLQHIPPQHDLYHLYGKDNVVLFYTDRYKEQPMVVKGAGAGAEVTASGVFADILRAAQK, from the coding sequence ATGCTGGTTTTAAAATTTGGTGGCACTTCAATGGGAAGCGCAGAGGCAATCAAACAGGTTGTTGAGATAGTAAAAGAAAAAGCAAAGGAATCTTCTGTAATACTGGTGGTGAGTGCAATGAGTGGCACAACCGATCTCTTGCTTAACTGCGGCACAAAAGCTGCAAACGACGATGAATCGTACAAGGAAATCCTCAAGCAAATTGAAACAAGACACCTTGATACGGTAAAGTCATTGATACCGGTGCAGCAGCAAAGCAGCGTATTGAGTATGGTAAAGAAACTTTGCAATGAAATTGAAGACATCTGCAACGGTATTTACCTTTTGAATGAATCTTCACTGCGTACAAAAGATAAACTGGTGAGTTATGGCGAATTGCTTTCGTCAACCATGATCAACGCCGCATTTAATTCAAATGGCACAAGTGCTGTTTGGAAAGATGCACGTGAACTCATACGCACCAATTCAAACTACAGCAATGCAATTGTTGATTTTGCAATTACCAATCAGCAGATAAAAGATTTCGTCAGCAGCACATCACAAAAGATCATTGTGCTGCCTGGTTTTATTGCCAGCGATGCAGACAATATCACTACAACATTAGGTCGTGGTGGTTCTGATTACACAGCAGCAATTCTTGCAGCAGCAGTTGATGCAAGTGCCCTGGAAATATGGACAGATGTAAGCGGTATGATGACCGCAGACCCCCGCTGGGTTCCAAATGCAAAAATTATTCCTTCCATTTCTTACCAGGAGGCAATGGAGCTTTCACACTTTGGTGCAAAGGTGATTTATCCGCCAACTATTCAACCCGTATTATCGAAGAATATTCCGGTTTGGGTGAAGAATACATTTGCAGCAAAAGATCACGGAACTGTAATTGAAAATAAATCTGATTCGACCAATATCATTACCGGCATCTCCAGTATCAATTCATTGGCTTTGTTAAGTCTTGAAGGTAGTGGCATGATCGGCATACCCGGTTTCAGCAGCCGTTTGTTTGCGGCATTGGCAAATGCGCAGATCAATGTTATTCTCATTACACAAGGCTCAAGTGAACACTCAATTTGCGTGGGTGTGGATGTTGCTTCTGCTGCAAGAGCAAAAGAAGTAGTTGATAAAACATTTGAATACGAAATTGCAACTGATAAAGTTGATCCGTTACAGATCGAAGAAAAATTATCCATTGTTGCATTGGTGGGAGATCAGATGCGTCACCACACCGGTATCAGCGGAAGAATGTTTTCTGCATTAGGTCGCAATGGTATCAACATTCGTGCAATTGCACAAGGTTCAACTGAACGTAATATTTCTGCAGTAGTTGCAACCGACGATGTACGCAAAGCTGTGAACGTTTTACATGAAGAGTTTTTTGAAACAATTCAGAAACAGGTAAACCTTTTCATTGTTGGCACAGGTAATGTAGGCAAAAGATTATTGGCACAATTAAAACAACAGCAAGGATTTCTTGAACAGCATTTGCGTTTGCATGTGAATATTGTTGGGTTGAGTAACAGTCGTAAAATGCTTATCAACGAAAATGGAATCGATCTCAATAAATGGGATGAGCTGTTGCAAAATGGCGAAGTTTCAAATCTTGATCAGTTTGTACAATCCATCATCAAACGTAACCTGCGTAATTCTGTTTTTGTTGATGTTACGGCCAATGCAGTTATTGCTGATGTGTATGCATCCTTACTTGAAAAGAGTATAGCAGTTGTTGCATGTAATAAAGTGGCAGCATCATCCAAACTCAACAATTATAAAAAGCTGAAACATCTTTCAACAGAATTCAATGCACCGTTTTTGTTTGAAACAAATGTTGGTGCCGGGTTACCCATTATTGGTTCGTTGAACGATCTGATGCGCAGCGGGGACAGAGTGCACAGAATGGAAGCTGTATTAAGTGGCACACTCAATTTTGTATTTAATCATTACGACGGTACAAGACCTTTTGCAGATGTAGTAAAGCAGGCACAGGATGAAGGTTACACTGAACCCGATCCACGTTTGGATCTGAGTGGTACTGATGTAATGCGTAAAATATTGATTCTTGCACGTGAAGCAGGCGTGCAAATGGAAATGGAAGAAATTACATGCAATGGCTTTTTACCGGAAAGTTGTGTAAAAGGAAGCGTTGCTGATTTTTACGAAGCAATGAAAAAAGAAGAAGCACATTTTAAAGCCATCTTCGATAAAGCACATGCAGAGAATTGCAAATTGAAATTTGTTGCAAGTTTTAACGATGGTAAAGCAAGTGTAGGTTTGCAGCATATACCACCTCAGCATGATCTCTATCATTTGTATGGGAAAGATAATGTAGTTCTTTTCTACACCGATCGTTACAAAGAACAACCGATGGTGGTGAAAGGTGCAGGTGCAGGCGCAGAAGTAACAGCAAGTGGTGTGTTTGCAGATATTTTAAGAGCCGCTCAAAAATAA
- a CDS encoding homoserine kinase has translation MMKEVEVKCPATVANLVCGFDILGMALQEPYDLMKLRLIDEPKVYITNKDEYDLPTEAEKNVAGVVLLAIMEKMDNKFGFEVEIEKHIKPGSGLGSSAASAAGAAVAANQLLGNIFSNDDLVQFAMFGEKLASGVKHADNITPCIMGGVTLIRSIHPLDIIQLNSPPLFVTVVHPQIEVKTSDARQILRKEVLLKDAIKQWGNIAGLVAGFEKGDTDLIGRSLEDVIIEPVRSILIPGFDEIKTRSKEAGALGGGISGSGPSIFMLSTKETTAKNVEAIMQEVFHRLGIDYKTYVTSIAKNGVEVITGQ, from the coding sequence ATGATGAAAGAAGTAGAAGTGAAATGCCCGGCAACTGTTGCCAACCTTGTCTGCGGATTTGATATCCTTGGCATGGCCTTGCAGGAGCCCTATGATCTCATGAAATTGAGATTGATCGATGAGCCAAAAGTTTACATCACCAATAAAGATGAATACGATCTGCCAACAGAAGCGGAGAAAAACGTGGCAGGTGTGGTGTTGTTAGCCATCATGGAAAAGATGGATAACAAGTTTGGCTTTGAAGTAGAGATCGAAAAACACATTAAGCCGGGTAGTGGTCTTGGCTCGAGTGCTGCAAGTGCTGCAGGTGCCGCTGTTGCTGCCAATCAACTGTTGGGAAATATTTTTTCTAACGATGACTTGGTTCAGTTTGCAATGTTTGGTGAGAAACTCGCAAGTGGTGTAAAACATGCAGATAATATTACGCCTTGTATAATGGGTGGTGTTACGTTGATCCGTTCGATACATCCATTGGATATTATTCAGCTCAATTCACCTCCGCTGTTTGTTACGGTTGTGCATCCCCAGATTGAGGTTAAAACAAGTGATGCACGACAAATACTTCGAAAAGAAGTATTGCTGAAAGATGCCATTAAGCAATGGGGCAATATAGCAGGGCTTGTTGCAGGATTTGAAAAAGGCGATACTGACCTGATCGGCAGAAGCCTGGAAGATGTGATCATTGAACCTGTGCGTAGTATTTTAATTCCCGGTTTCGATGAAATAAAAACAAGAAGTAAAGAAGCAGGTGCATTAGGTGGTGGTATTTCCGGCAGCGGACCTTCCATTTTTATGTTGAGTACAAAAGAAACAACAGCAAAGAATGTCGAAGCAATTATGCAGGAAGTATTTCATCGTTTAGGAATTGATTATAAAACTTATGTTACTTCTATCGCTAAAAACGGAGTTGAAGTAATCACTGGTCAATAG
- the thrC gene encoding threonine synthase — MNYYSLNKQSPIASFKEATILGQAPDKGLYFPESIRQVDKELISNIENISNEEIAFRVIKPYIGNEIAEDELYRIVSETVNFPIPLVQVSENISSLELFHGPTLAFKDVGARFMSRCLGQFVKGADKKVTVLVATSGDTGGAVANGFYNVEGVEVVILYPSGKVSSVQEKQLTTLGNNIHALEVNGTFDDCQQLVKQAFTDAALNKELFLTSANSINVARWLPQQFYYFFAYKQWKQKDQPPVICVPSGNFGNICAGILAHMSGLPVKHFVAACNANDIVPNFMQSQQYQPKPAVATISNAMDVGNPSNFVRILELFHQQFPQLKEKFSSVSITDEETKQTMKRVYDELHYTLDPHGAVGYLALERYLADVSDSSLKGIFLETAHPVKFYDVVEPVLNQTIPLPDAVKEIIDLPKKSTLMNVSFEELKDFLLKA; from the coding sequence TTGAACTATTATAGTCTTAATAAACAATCACCCATTGCTTCGTTTAAAGAAGCAACTATTCTTGGGCAAGCGCCTGATAAAGGATTGTATTTTCCTGAAAGCATTCGACAGGTTGATAAAGAGCTCATCAGCAATATCGAAAACATCAGTAATGAAGAAATTGCTTTTCGTGTGATCAAACCATATATCGGTAATGAAATTGCTGAAGATGAATTGTACCGAATCGTATCAGAAACAGTAAACTTTCCGATTCCGCTTGTGCAGGTGAGTGAAAACATTTCTTCGCTTGAATTATTTCATGGACCAACGCTTGCGTTTAAAGATGTAGGCGCAAGATTTATGAGTCGTTGTCTTGGTCAGTTTGTAAAAGGCGCTGATAAAAAAGTAACCGTACTCGTTGCAACAAGCGGTGACACCGGTGGTGCTGTTGCCAATGGTTTTTACAATGTAGAAGGAGTGGAGGTTGTGATCCTTTACCCAAGTGGCAAAGTGAGCAGTGTGCAGGAAAAACAATTAACTACACTCGGCAACAATATTCATGCCCTGGAAGTAAACGGAACATTTGATGACTGTCAGCAATTAGTAAAGCAGGCATTCACGGATGCCGCATTAAACAAAGAGTTATTTCTTACTTCAGCCAACTCCATCAACGTAGCAAGATGGCTTCCGCAACAGTTCTATTATTTCTTTGCTTACAAACAATGGAAGCAAAAAGATCAGCCTCCTGTAATATGTGTGCCTAGTGGAAACTTCGGAAATATCTGCGCTGGTATTCTGGCGCACATGAGTGGCTTGCCGGTGAAACATTTTGTTGCAGCTTGTAATGCAAACGATATTGTGCCCAACTTCATGCAGTCGCAACAATACCAACCAAAGCCTGCGGTAGCAACGATCAGCAACGCAATGGATGTAGGCAACCCCAGTAACTTTGTACGTATTCTCGAACTGTTTCATCAACAGTTTCCGCAATTGAAAGAAAAATTCAGCAGTGTAAGTATTACCGATGAAGAAACAAAACAAACCATGAAACGTGTGTACGATGAATTGCATTATACACTCGATCCGCATGGTGCTGTTGGTTATTTAGCATTGGAACGATATTTAGCTGATGTGAGTGACTCATCGTTAAAAGGCATTTTTCTCGAAACAGCACACCCGGTTAAGTTTTATGATGTGGTAGAACCTGTGTTGAATCAAACTATTCCATTACCCGATGCTGTAAAAGAAATTATTGATCTTCCAAAGAAATCAACACTAATGAATGTCTCGTTTGAAGAGTTGAAAGATTTTTTATTGAAAGCCTGA
- a CDS encoding circularly permuted type 2 ATP-grasp protein yields MDSELLIQNYQTGSALFDEMQNSGQIRLPYQKLVEELKQHNIADLHLKHKLAGDLFMSQGITFTVYSDDAGIERIFPFDILPRIITAAEWVHVEKGIQQRLRALNLFLKDIYSEQQIIKDKIIPAELIASCPHFLHEVASIKVPHDIYVHISGIDLIRGEDGTFYILEDNLRTPSGVSYMLENREVTKRLFPDLLSNANVRMVNNYPLMLHNNLMALSPRPVSNPTVVLLTPGIYNSAYYEHTFLARQMGIQLVEGRDLVIDNHKVFMKTTSGLQQVDVIYRRIDDEFMDPLLFRPDSMLGVPGIMGAYRKGTVALANAVGNGVADDKAVYAYVPAMIKYYLNEEPILPNVPTYQMSNDDERNYVFENMHKMVVKRTNQSGGYGMLMGNKATEEEMRLFKVAIEKSPREFIAQPIIQLSTVPCFIDGELKARHVDLRPYALCGPDGIKIVPGGLTRVALKEGSLVVNSSQGGGSKDTWVID; encoded by the coding sequence ATGGACAGCGAACTACTGATACAAAACTATCAGACCGGCTCTGCATTATTTGACGAAATGCAGAACAGTGGCCAAATAAGGCTGCCCTATCAAAAGCTGGTCGAAGAACTGAAACAGCACAATATTGCTGATCTCCATCTTAAACACAAGCTGGCGGGTGATCTATTTATGAGCCAGGGCATCACCTTTACGGTGTACAGCGATGATGCAGGCATTGAACGCATCTTTCCTTTTGACATTCTGCCACGCATCATTACCGCTGCCGAATGGGTGCATGTAGAAAAAGGAATTCAACAACGTTTACGAGCACTGAATCTTTTTCTCAAAGATATTTACAGTGAGCAGCAGATCATTAAAGACAAAATCATTCCGGCTGAACTCATTGCTTCCTGTCCGCATTTTCTGCATGAAGTAGCAAGTATTAAAGTGCCGCATGATATTTATGTACACATCTCCGGTATTGATCTTATTCGTGGCGAAGATGGAACGTTTTATATTCTGGAAGATAATCTGCGTACACCATCAGGCGTATCGTACATGTTAGAGAACAGGGAAGTAACAAAACGTTTGTTTCCTGATCTGTTGTCAAATGCCAATGTGCGAATGGTGAATAATTATCCGTTGATGTTGCATAATAACTTAATGGCATTATCACCAAGACCCGTTTCTAATCCAACCGTTGTATTGCTGACACCTGGTATTTATAACTCTGCTTATTACGAGCATACATTCCTTGCACGGCAAATGGGTATCCAGTTGGTGGAAGGAAGAGATCTGGTGATCGATAATCACAAAGTGTTCATGAAAACAACCAGTGGTTTGCAACAGGTTGATGTGATCTATCGACGCATTGATGATGAGTTTATGGATCCTTTGCTGTTCCGTCCTGATAGTATGTTGGGTGTGCCGGGTATTATGGGCGCTTATCGTAAAGGCACAGTTGCGTTGGCCAATGCAGTTGGTAATGGTGTTGCTGATGATAAAGCGGTGTATGCTTATGTACCTGCTATGATCAAATATTATCTGAATGAAGAACCGATACTTCCTAATGTTCCCACTTACCAGATGAGCAATGACGATGAACGGAACTATGTATTTGAAAATATGCATAAGATGGTAGTGAAACGCACCAACCAAAGTGGAGGCTATGGAATGTTGATGGGTAATAAAGCAACCGAGGAAGAAATGCGTTTGTTCAAAGTAGCAATTGAAAAAAGCCCGAGAGAGTTTATCGCTCAACCGATCATTCAGTTGTCAACTGTTCCTTGTTTTATTGATGGGGAACTAAAGGCAAGACATGTTGATCTTCGTCCGTATGCATTGTGTGGTCCTGATGGTATTAAGATTGTTCCGGGTGGTTTAACAAGAGTTGCGTTGAAAGAAGGTTCGCTTGTTGTAAACTCATCACAGGGTGGGGGAAGTAAAGACACCTGGGTCATTGACTAA
- a CDS encoding alpha-E domain-containing protein translates to MLSRVADSMFWMNRYMERAEGLLRVLLTNYVLSLDKGPYGVHSWRPVLETFGNLSDEEMKQIEYSSANTLQYLILSRANSNSLRSIINKARENARGMQDHITKEVWEEVNLMYHTVNQPGLEKKLSGAEALPSIDKLLKLSLTYVGVIDTTMPRGMGWNFMNIGRLIERAVLTADITYKQFEQIKFDLDDHKDILYWRNLLLSLSGYELHMKNYQGSATNMNVLHQAIFNHHFPRSAVYSLSRTEKYLTEVLEENEPPQKQMIYREFGRIYSRVKFADESSIKQITLQRFLQDTKQDLLKFSHVLGQQFFSYA, encoded by the coding sequence ATGCTTAGCCGTGTTGCCGATTCAATGTTCTGGATGAACCGTTATATGGAACGGGCCGAAGGTTTATTGCGTGTATTACTCACCAACTATGTACTGTCGCTCGATAAAGGACCTTACGGCGTTCATTCATGGAGACCTGTGCTTGAAACATTTGGTAATCTTTCCGATGAAGAAATGAAGCAGATCGAATATTCATCTGCCAATACATTGCAATATCTTATCCTGAGCAGAGCAAACAGCAATTCACTCCGCAGCATCATAAACAAAGCAAGGGAAAATGCAAGAGGCATGCAGGATCACATTACCAAAGAAGTGTGGGAAGAAGTGAACCTGATGTATCACACCGTTAATCAACCGGGGCTCGAAAAAAAATTATCAGGAGCAGAAGCTTTACCAAGTATCGATAAATTATTAAAACTTTCGTTAACCTACGTAGGAGTTATTGATACTACCATGCCACGTGGTATGGGTTGGAACTTTATGAACATTGGCCGGTTGATCGAACGTGCAGTGCTTACAGCTGATATTACCTACAAACAATTTGAACAGATCAAGTTTGATCTCGACGATCACAAGGATATTCTTTACTGGCGAAACCTTTTGCTTTCGCTATCAGGTTATGAGTTACACATGAAAAATTATCAAGGCAGTGCTACGAATATGAATGTGCTGCACCAGGCTATTTTCAATCATCATTTTCCACGTTCAGCTGTTTATTCACTTTCCCGTACAGAAAAATATCTCACAGAAGTGTTGGAAGAAAATGAACCACCACAAAAACAGATGATCTATCGTGAATTTGGCCGTATTTACAGCCGTGTAAAATTTGCAGATGAAAGCTCCATCAAACAGATTACATTGCAACGCTTTCTGCAGGATACCAAACAGGACCTGCTGAAATTTTCACATGTATTAGGTCAACAATTTTTCTCGTACGCATAG
- a CDS encoding transglutaminase family protein, translating into MPVFQIHHVTKYNYNRPVKESVNQLRIYPVASDQQEILQHEVNITTDPELFFFLDYWGNRCADFSLLAAHTSLIIDSRVVVRTIGKESVPIVESTRDELQQIVASDFHLLELSRPEEILATKALQQILTSLDCEHKTVMQIVEACSGYIFSEFKYIKGITNIETTVDEILEHRSGVCQDFAHVLLQLLRSMGIPSRYVSGYICPNKNGMRGEGATHAWVEAYIPQLGWVGIDPTNNVWVTTHHIKLAVGRDFNACSPIKGTFKGLAKQTLSVYVSVGYEDGHVFEELNDVQMQITESVKEAERIAAEEAAQQQQ; encoded by the coding sequence ATGCCCGTTTTTCAGATCCATCACGTAACAAAATATAATTACAACAGGCCTGTAAAGGAAAGTGTGAACCAGTTGCGTATTTATCCTGTTGCTTCCGATCAGCAGGAAATTTTACAACACGAAGTAAACATCACTACCGATCCTGAATTGTTTTTCTTTCTTGATTATTGGGGCAACCGTTGTGCCGATTTCAGCTTGTTGGCTGCACACACTTCTTTGATCATCGATAGCAGGGTGGTGGTGCGAACCATTGGTAAAGAAAGCGTTCCTATTGTTGAGAGCACAAGAGATGAGTTGCAACAAATAGTTGCTTCCGATTTTCATTTGCTTGAACTTTCTAGACCTGAAGAAATACTTGCCACAAAAGCATTACAACAGATCTTAACCTCGCTCGATTGTGAACACAAAACGGTGATGCAGATCGTAGAAGCTTGCTCCGGTTATATTTTTTCTGAATTCAAATACATAAAAGGGATCACCAATATTGAAACAACAGTTGATGAAATACTGGAACACCGTAGTGGCGTGTGCCAGGATTTTGCACATGTACTGTTGCAGCTTTTGCGAAGCATGGGCATTCCCAGCCGTTATGTGAGTGGGTATATCTGTCCGAACAAAAACGGGATGCGTGGCGAAGGCGCTACACATGCCTGGGTGGAAGCCTATATTCCTCAGCTGGGTTGGGTGGGTATTGATCCTACCAATAATGTATGGGTTACAACACACCATATTAAGCTGGCGGTTGGTCGTGATTTTAACGCCTGCTCCCCGATCAAAGGAACCTTTAAAGGCCTCGCTAAACAAACACTTTCAGTTTATGTATCTGTTGGTTATGAAGACGGACATGTGTTTGAAGAACTCAACGATGTGCAGATGCAGATCACAGAATCAGTAAAGGAAGCAGAGCGTATAGCAGCTGAAGAAGCAGCCCAGCAGCAGCAATAA
- a CDS encoding DUF3575 domain-containing protein, whose translation MYNKKILTTLLFCALSITSLVAQSTLDEQSGGAAPVNVKPSVEKTDKHKMNILKVNLMALALKNYSFQYERVLTKKISVAVGIRSMPTGGLPFLSNYVDDIADGDPDLEANLRALKVGNFAITPEVRFYLNQKGYGRGFYIAPYYRYAKFNSDELPITFDGDANTTKTIKLKGDVITHSGGLMIGAQWHLGKVVTLDWWILGAHYGTSNGTLSGTPSSSLSANEQTEIKNTIESLELPLTKITAEVSANNIKAIVDGPWAGVRAGLTIGIKF comes from the coding sequence ATGTATAACAAAAAGATCTTAACGACTCTGCTTTTTTGTGCCCTTAGCATTACTTCACTGGTTGCACAGTCAACACTCGATGAGCAATCCGGAGGAGCTGCACCTGTTAACGTTAAACCATCTGTTGAGAAAACGGATAAACACAAAATGAATATTTTAAAAGTGAACCTGATGGCACTCGCTTTAAAAAACTATTCATTTCAGTATGAGCGTGTATTAACAAAGAAAATCTCGGTAGCCGTGGGTATACGAAGCATGCCAACAGGCGGTTTACCATTTCTGAGTAATTATGTTGACGATATTGCTGATGGAGATCCGGATCTTGAAGCAAATCTCCGTGCATTAAAAGTGGGCAACTTCGCCATTACTCCTGAAGTACGTTTTTACCTCAACCAGAAAGGTTATGGCCGTGGGTTTTACATTGCGCCTTATTACCGTTATGCAAAATTCAATTCAGATGAATTGCCAATAACTTTTGATGGTGATGCAAACACAACTAAAACGATCAAATTAAAAGGAGATGTAATTACTCACAGCGGAGGACTAATGATCGGTGCCCAATGGCATTTAGGTAAAGTTGTTACATTGGATTGGTGGATTCTCGGTGCACATTATGGAACAAGCAATGGAACATTAAGCGGTACACCATCATCCAGTCTTTCAGCAAACGAACAAACTGAAATTAAAAATACCATCGAATCATTGGAACTTCCTTTAACAAAAATTACTGCCGAAGTAAGTGCTAATAATATCAAGGCTATTGTTGATGGCCCTTGGGCTGGCGTAAGAGCTGGACTAACTATTGGTATTAAGTTTTAA
- a CDS encoding succinate dehydrogenase cytochrome b subunit, translating to MTFKQMFTSSIGKKLVMGLTGLFLITFLIVHVSINACVFADLVNPDDNGQMFNKAAHFMGSTVLIRIMEVGLMAGILLHIIQGYMLELQNRQTRSVGYDVSMGSKGSKWYSRSMGLLGTLLLLFFVLHFSHFWVPARFTHAGLDIPVNYNGVDMHDMFGLMKVTFSELWVVIAYLIGCFSLFWHLMHGFQSAFRTVGVSNNRYLLLLNTIGIGFSIVVSVLFALMPIAFHLKWIE from the coding sequence ATGACATTCAAGCAGATGTTCACTTCTTCCATTGGGAAAAAATTGGTAATGGGTCTTACTGGCTTATTCCTTATTACTTTTTTAATCGTACATGTTAGTATCAATGCCTGCGTTTTTGCAGACTTGGTTAATCCCGATGATAACGGGCAAATGTTCAATAAAGCAGCTCACTTCATGGGCTCAACAGTTCTCATCCGTATCATGGAGGTTGGCTTAATGGCCGGCATCTTACTGCACATTATACAAGGCTACATGCTGGAACTGCAGAACAGGCAAACAAGATCTGTTGGCTACGATGTTTCCATGGGAAGCAAAGGCAGCAAATGGTACAGCCGCAGCATGGGTTTGCTGGGCACATTGCTTTTGTTATTCTTTGTTTTACACTTCAGTCATTTTTGGGTACCTGCACGTTTTACACATGCGGGACTTGATATACCCGTTAACTACAACGGAGTTGACATGCACGATATGTTCGGCTTAATGAAAGTAACCTTTAGTGAACTGTGGGTGGTGATCGCTTACCTTATTGGTTGTTTCTCTTTATTCTGGCATTTGATGCATGGTTTCCAAAGTGCTTTCCGCACTGTTGGTGTAAGCAACAATCGTTATCTGTTGTTGTTAAATACAATTGGTATTGGTTTCTCAATTGTCGTTTCTGTATTATTTGCATTGATGCCAATTGCTTTTCACCTGAAGTGGATTGAATAA